A single region of the Salipaludibacillus sp. LMS25 genome encodes:
- a CDS encoding HD-GYP domain-containing protein, producing the protein MNVKTRNLIPGCILADDVYKKSNTPLLRKKTILTEEHLHMLSIFFVKRVKVEPILVNGEVFKPGEEVEEVNEELELKESDLKHDITEKEDTYIDYYLRAVQQFKRLFNDWQGGVKVDAFAVRNVFLPLYEQSPTKNDLMQLHHYSTKQDYIYFHSVAVSVFSTLLGKRLGLKNGEVMQLGIAGLLADCGMAKLPFNAFEKKSSLTAEQYEEVKKHPIIGYRMLEETQGLTKNALVGILQHHEREDGSGYPLKVRGSKLHQYAKVIAIADVFHAMTSERYYRSKQSPYKVIDSLKVDQFGKLDHSLLNHLIHLTVDLSIGTKVRLNSGAIGEVLYQNSQHPTRPILKLIDEGDALLDLLKHPDIIIEEELVDLLKEDDLNA; encoded by the coding sequence ATGAATGTAAAAACACGAAATCTTATCCCAGGATGCATTTTAGCTGATGATGTTTATAAAAAATCGAACACACCGTTACTACGTAAGAAAACCATTTTAACTGAAGAGCATTTACACATGTTAAGTATTTTTTTTGTTAAACGTGTAAAGGTAGAACCTATCCTTGTAAATGGTGAAGTCTTTAAACCTGGGGAAGAAGTTGAAGAAGTTAATGAAGAGTTAGAGTTGAAAGAGTCAGATCTAAAACACGACATCACCGAAAAAGAAGATACCTATATTGACTATTATTTACGAGCTGTTCAACAGTTTAAAAGGCTGTTTAATGATTGGCAAGGTGGAGTGAAAGTGGATGCTTTTGCCGTGAGGAACGTTTTTCTCCCGTTATACGAACAGTCCCCAACTAAAAATGACTTAATGCAACTCCATCATTACAGTACAAAGCAAGATTATATTTATTTTCATTCCGTGGCAGTTAGTGTTTTTAGTACCTTATTGGGTAAACGGTTAGGGTTGAAAAACGGAGAAGTGATGCAATTAGGGATTGCCGGACTGCTAGCAGATTGTGGTATGGCTAAGCTTCCGTTTAATGCTTTTGAGAAGAAAAGTTCTTTAACTGCAGAACAGTATGAAGAAGTTAAAAAGCATCCAATCATTGGTTATCGCATGTTAGAAGAAACACAAGGGCTTACTAAAAATGCGTTAGTTGGTATTCTTCAGCATCATGAAAGAGAAGATGGAAGTGGCTATCCTTTAAAGGTAAGAGGAAGTAAGCTTCATCAATATGCAAAGGTTATTGCAATTGCGGATGTCTTTCATGCAATGACATCTGAAAGGTATTATCGGTCTAAACAATCCCCTTATAAAGTGATTGATTCTCTAAAAGTAGATCAATTTGGCAAATTAGATCATTCATTACTGAATCATCTTATTCATTTAACTGTAGATTTATCAATTGGAACAAAAGTACGTTTAAATAGCGGGGCTATTGGAGAGGTCCTTTATCAGAACAGCCAGCATCCGACACGGCCAATTCTTAAGTTAATTGATGAAGGAGATGCATTACTTGATTTATTAAAGCATCCTGACATTATTATTGAAGAAGAATTAGTAGATCTCCTTAAAGAAGATGACCTTAATGCATAG
- a CDS encoding carbon starvation protein A, producing the protein MNAVAVAVCGILIFFLGYKYYSKFLSTRIYQLDPNYQTPAYAFKDGVDFVPTNKWVLWGHHFTSIAGAAPIVGPAIAVYWGWLPAFLWVVLGTVFAAGVHDFGALVLSVRHKGQSVGTLASKIIGQRAKLLFLFIILILVLMVNAVFAWVISNLFIQFPAAVLSVFIQIPLAIWIGYTVYKKRGGMLLPSICALAIMYMSAIVASRVPALQIDLPRYFGGEETIVAFGLNGVAFSFFIWIMILMIYVYVASTLPIWKLLQPRDYINSHQLVIGLAILYLGLLFSNPSITAPASNMSVEIPWFPLLFITIACGAISGFHGLVASGTSSKQLSKEPDARFVGYFGAIGEGLLALAAILAVVTYFNSENDFIGAYSSFDTANANGLGYFIEGAGALATGIFLPADIATTIVAIIVVSFAATTLDTSVRLMRYIISELGQEYNIKSLTKMHVATAVAVTSSAALVLLPEGPQGFGSGGYVLWPLFGTSNQLLAGITLLLVTLWLKRQGRNYLFTLIPMIFLMVMTVWAMTHQVFIEWSGIAEGKEMNLLLFLLGAIILVFALWILLEGLSNLWRKKPDDDHFSA; encoded by the coding sequence ATGAATGCAGTTGCTGTAGCAGTATGTGGTATCTTGATTTTTTTTCTCGGCTACAAATATTACTCGAAATTTTTATCCACTCGAATTTATCAACTAGACCCAAATTACCAAACGCCAGCATATGCCTTTAAAGATGGTGTTGATTTCGTTCCTACAAATAAATGGGTGCTTTGGGGACACCATTTTACATCCATTGCTGGCGCAGCGCCCATTGTAGGGCCTGCAATAGCAGTTTATTGGGGATGGCTTCCAGCTTTTTTATGGGTTGTCCTTGGGACTGTCTTTGCAGCGGGGGTTCATGATTTTGGTGCTTTAGTTCTTTCTGTTAGGCATAAAGGGCAGTCTGTTGGGACGCTGGCAAGTAAAATCATTGGTCAACGAGCAAAGTTACTGTTCTTGTTTATTATTCTTATTTTAGTGTTAATGGTTAACGCTGTCTTTGCTTGGGTTATTTCTAATTTATTTATTCAGTTTCCCGCAGCTGTCTTATCTGTATTTATTCAAATTCCTCTAGCTATATGGATTGGTTATACAGTTTATAAAAAAAGAGGCGGCATGCTGCTTCCTTCTATATGTGCCCTAGCAATTATGTATATGTCCGCTATCGTTGCTTCACGTGTCCCGGCTTTACAAATCGATTTACCGAGATATTTCGGAGGAGAAGAAACGATTGTAGCATTTGGCTTAAACGGTGTCGCCTTTTCTTTTTTTATTTGGATTATGATTTTAATGATTTATGTATATGTCGCTTCCACTTTACCCATATGGAAACTTTTACAGCCAAGAGACTATATTAATTCTCATCAGTTAGTTATAGGGTTAGCCATTTTATACTTAGGTTTATTATTTTCTAACCCATCAATAACGGCACCTGCTTCAAATATGAGCGTAGAGATTCCATGGTTTCCACTGTTATTTATCACCATTGCTTGCGGAGCTATTTCTGGCTTTCATGGTCTCGTGGCTTCCGGTACATCTAGTAAGCAATTAAGCAAGGAACCGGATGCGCGATTTGTAGGCTATTTCGGTGCTATAGGAGAAGGTTTATTAGCTCTAGCAGCTATATTAGCCGTTGTCACATATTTTAATTCGGAGAATGACTTTATTGGCGCTTATTCGTCATTTGACACTGCAAATGCCAATGGATTGGGCTATTTTATTGAAGGAGCAGGGGCGCTTGCCACAGGCATTTTCCTTCCAGCAGATATTGCGACAACGATCGTTGCGATTATTGTTGTTAGCTTTGCAGCTACTACCTTAGATACGTCAGTGAGATTAATGCGTTACATTATTTCTGAATTGGGCCAGGAGTATAACATTAAATCATTAACGAAAATGCATGTTGCTACAGCGGTGGCAGTGACGTCAAGTGCAGCTCTCGTTCTTCTACCAGAAGGCCCACAAGGTTTTGGTTCAGGGGGTTATGTCCTTTGGCCGCTGTTCGGTACATCAAATCAATTATTAGCAGGGATTACACTGCTCCTTGTCACGTTATGGCTTAAACGACAAGGGAGAAACTATTTATTTACCCTGATCCCAATGATTTTCTTAATGGTCATGACAGTCTGGGCAATGACTCACCAAGTTTTTATTGAATGGTCAGGAATAGCTGAAGGGAAAGAAATGAATCTGCTTTTATTCCTGCTTGGAGCTATTATTCTTGTATTTGCTTTGTGGATATTGCTAGAAGGACTTTCAAATTTATGGCGAAAAAAACCTGATGATGATCATTTCTCAGCATAA
- a CDS encoding cory-CC-star protein, which translates to MSIKKWLLLYDEMLRQGHRTEILRELRDEDDLFFLLLYSETLGIPNPVSFYTLELYPYMLDKFHDWHLRMGMEKSPLNSFRCC; encoded by the coding sequence ATGAGTATTAAGAAATGGTTGCTACTTTATGATGAGATGCTCCGTCAAGGGCATCGTACGGAAATACTGCGTGAATTAAGGGACGAAGATGATCTTTTTTTTCTACTGCTTTATTCGGAGACCCTCGGCATCCCTAACCCTGTATCGTTTTATACATTAGAGCTTTATCCATACATGCTCGATAAGTTTCATGATTGGCATTTAAGAATGGGAATGGAAAAATCACCTCTTAATAGTTTTCGCTGTTGTTAA
- a CDS encoding ArsA family ATPase → MNHVMQMILSKKIIFCGGKGGVGKSTTASSLAIVATNHNKRVLLISTDPAHNLADLFHTTLSHEPKKIGDNLSVIEIDSEKETDRYIYQVKQHLKHAVKATMVEEINRQLDLAKTSPGAEESALFQRLTTLIVEEKEHYDLLIIDTAPTGHTLRLITLPELMGAWMDGMIKRREKTMETYTQLIFDGQPVDDPIYRVLQNRKEMFAKVRHTLLNKTETAFIFVINPEKLPIHETLRAVTTLKRHNLPVRALIINKMLPDEEGGAFYRARKRQQCIYLKEIEAVFSDIPTLGVPLLKEDITHVGHLAQVAHYLSE, encoded by the coding sequence ATGAATCACGTGATGCAAATGATATTAAGTAAGAAAATTATTTTCTGTGGAGGAAAAGGAGGAGTGGGAAAATCGACGACTGCATCCTCTCTCGCAATAGTCGCAACCAATCATAATAAAAGAGTTCTTTTAATTTCTACAGATCCAGCTCATAATTTAGCAGATTTATTTCATACGACTTTAAGTCATGAACCTAAAAAAATCGGCGATAATTTATCAGTAATTGAAATAGATTCTGAGAAAGAAACAGACCGTTATATATATCAAGTGAAACAACACTTAAAACATGCCGTAAAAGCAACCATGGTCGAAGAAATCAATCGGCAGTTGGATTTGGCAAAAACATCACCAGGAGCTGAGGAATCAGCACTGTTTCAACGATTAACGACATTAATTGTTGAAGAAAAAGAACATTATGATTTACTTATTATCGATACAGCACCAACAGGGCATACACTTCGACTCATAACGTTACCTGAATTAATGGGAGCTTGGATGGATGGCATGATAAAACGTCGAGAAAAAACAATGGAAACCTACACTCAGCTAATTTTTGACGGGCAACCTGTCGATGATCCCATTTATCGCGTTTTGCAAAATAGAAAGGAAATGTTTGCAAAGGTACGTCACACGTTGCTAAACAAAACAGAGACAGCTTTTATTTTTGTAATCAATCCAGAGAAATTGCCAATCCACGAAACATTACGCGCTGTTACAACCTTAAAACGTCATAACTTACCTGTTCGTGCACTAATCATTAACAAAATGCTTCCAGATGAAGAAGGAGGAGCTTTTTATAGAGCTCGAAAAAGACAGCAATGTATTTATTTAAAGGAGATAGAAGCGGTGTTTAGTGACATACCAACGTTGGGCGTGCCCCTTTTAAAAGAAGATATAACACATGTAGGTCATTTAGCACAGGTGGCGCATTATCTTAGTGAATAA